From the Kitasatospora viridis genome, one window contains:
- a CDS encoding DUF6271 family protein: MKRICLALPTNRPCAATITAAHGEAAWAAEQFGVEVHLLVLDSCTGAELAEHAAVLAALPHRPGVVAHHLDEPAQRRFLRAVIERAVPGTGRAERLLELMLPAGVSYGACTNRAFLIAAALGCESVHRRDSDSRYQELDGETIHPLRHELDLLGRPAGEVAPRATRAVLDPAMAARPVSLVGGSFLGEMSVDVGEIRELSPQVYQDVVALYAPGELDGVRKRWLASRSFTGAGGGAFTADRSTLGAFDPYAVEMCNIALAGEVYQRVPLPPATDTIGSDYFLIHLVHDAKLPGAVHNRHILNYYTPERRTEQGFLAYQVRFVKFLLSMLQLNHVRERTARAGAELLDERHRLRADLVAGIVRESLELDPAPNRGRLAVLDRGYRELGGRYAEVADLVADRSAELLDGARADMADFALLLADWDAMIRACDHVVPGGPN, from the coding sequence GTGAAGCGGATCTGCCTGGCGCTGCCCACCAACCGGCCCTGCGCGGCCACCATCACCGCCGCGCACGGCGAAGCCGCCTGGGCCGCCGAGCAGTTCGGGGTCGAGGTGCACCTGCTGGTGCTCGACTCCTGCACCGGAGCCGAGCTCGCCGAGCACGCCGCCGTGCTGGCCGCCCTGCCGCACCGGCCGGGAGTCGTGGCGCACCACCTGGACGAGCCGGCGCAGCGCCGCTTCCTGCGCGCCGTGATCGAGCGCGCGGTGCCCGGGACCGGGCGGGCCGAGCGCCTGCTGGAGCTGATGCTCCCGGCCGGCGTCTCCTACGGCGCCTGCACCAACCGGGCCTTCCTGATCGCTGCCGCGCTGGGCTGCGAGTCGGTGCACCGGCGGGACTCGGACAGCCGCTACCAGGAGCTCGACGGCGAGACGATCCACCCGCTGCGGCACGAGCTGGACCTGCTCGGCCGCCCTGCGGGCGAGGTGGCGCCGCGCGCCACCCGGGCCGTGCTCGACCCGGCGATGGCCGCCCGGCCGGTGTCGCTGGTCGGCGGCTCCTTCCTCGGCGAGATGTCCGTCGACGTCGGCGAGATCCGCGAGCTCTCCCCGCAGGTCTACCAGGACGTGGTCGCCCTCTACGCGCCCGGCGAGCTGGACGGCGTGCGCAAGCGGTGGCTGGCGAGCCGCTCCTTCACCGGCGCGGGCGGCGGCGCCTTCACCGCGGACCGCAGCACGCTGGGCGCCTTCGACCCCTACGCCGTGGAGATGTGCAACATCGCGCTGGCCGGCGAGGTCTACCAGCGGGTGCCGCTGCCGCCGGCGACCGACACCATCGGCAGCGACTACTTCCTGATCCACCTGGTGCACGACGCGAAGCTGCCCGGCGCGGTGCACAACCGCCACATCCTGAACTACTACACCCCGGAGCGGCGCACCGAGCAGGGCTTCCTCGCCTACCAGGTGCGGTTCGTGAAGTTCCTGCTGTCGATGCTGCAGCTGAACCACGTCCGGGAGCGGACGGCGCGGGCCGGCGCGGAGCTGCTGGACGAGCGGCACCGGCTGCGGGCCGACCTGGTCGCCGGGATCGTCCGGGAGAGCCTGGAGCTGGACCCCGCGCCGAACCGGGGCCGGCTGGCGGTGCTCGACCGCGGCTACCGCGAACTCGGCGGGCGCTACGCCGAGGTGGCCGACCTGGTGGCCGACCGGTCCGCGGAGCTCCTCGACGGGGCGCGCGCCGACATGGCCGACTTCGCCCTGCTGCTGGCGGACTGGGACGCGATGATCAGGGCCTGCGACCACGTGGTGCCCGGTGGACCGAACTGA
- a CDS encoding ABC transporter ATP-binding protein, with product MTGTRAMVEVEDLRRTFPRPGEEPRVALAGLDLAVPEGEVHGLLGPNGAGKTTLCRILSTVLLPTAGTARVAGLDVVADTAAVRRTVGIVFGGERGLYNRLTARQNLLYWSSLFHLPSSVAKPRVARLLERTGLADRADERVETYSRGMKQRLHLARGLINDPKVVILDEPTVGMDPVAAHDFRALVGELRADGRTLLLTTHDMAEAEAVCDRVSLVDGGRLIGTEQPSTIGRWMAAHERITAAEVPAPVAAAVRALPGVGAVTHHPDGALVVETVAEGATAAVLRHLLDHGVTALSTGRPSLEDVYLSVIGNRGLTVR from the coding sequence ATGACCGGTACGCGTGCGATGGTCGAGGTGGAGGACCTGCGCCGGACCTTCCCCCGGCCCGGGGAGGAACCGCGGGTGGCCCTGGCCGGCCTCGACCTGGCCGTCCCCGAGGGCGAGGTGCACGGGCTGCTCGGGCCGAACGGGGCGGGCAAGACCACCCTGTGCCGGATCCTGTCCACGGTGCTGCTGCCGACCGCGGGCACGGCCCGGGTGGCGGGGCTGGACGTGGTGGCCGACACGGCGGCGGTGCGGCGCACCGTCGGCATCGTGTTCGGCGGCGAGCGCGGCCTCTACAACCGGCTGACGGCCCGTCAGAACCTGCTCTACTGGTCCTCGTTGTTCCACCTGCCGAGCAGCGTGGCGAAGCCCCGGGTGGCCCGGCTGCTGGAGCGCACCGGGCTGGCCGACCGCGCCGACGAGCGGGTCGAGACCTACTCGCGCGGCATGAAGCAGCGGCTGCACCTGGCCCGCGGGCTGATCAACGACCCCAAGGTGGTAATCCTGGACGAGCCCACGGTCGGCATGGACCCGGTGGCCGCCCACGACTTCCGGGCGCTGGTCGGCGAGTTGCGCGCCGACGGCCGCACCCTGCTGCTGACCACCCACGACATGGCGGAGGCCGAGGCGGTCTGCGACCGGGTCTCGCTGGTCGACGGCGGCCGGCTGATCGGCACCGAGCAGCCCTCGACCATCGGCCGCTGGATGGCCGCCCACGAGCGGATCACCGCCGCCGAGGTGCCGGCCCCGGTCGCGGCGGCGGTGCGCGCACTGCCCGGGGTCGGCGCGGTCACCCACCACCCGGACGGCGCGCTGGTGGTGGAGACGGTGGCCGAGGGCGCGACCGCGGCGGTGCTGCGCCACCTGCTGGACCACGGCGTCACCGCGCTGTCCACCGGCCGCCCGAGCCTGGAGGACGTCTACCTCTCGGTGATCGGGAACCGGGGGTTGACGGTCCGGTGA
- a CDS encoding glycosyltransferase, which yields MTDSRTEAAAADATLAARLAAYVVLAHDPAVPQIAADYWELSEESYHATDRLVAELVARADPAAQAAYRELVAAPTEPGRQFALRHRLRELLAREPERAAGLRAAVAGADERIWIDYHLGEAVEQPPAAAPAPDVQVVIPFRDREHGLRTRNLLACLRALADQRGDAVVHVTVVEADAVPRSRELLDSMADEYLFARKDGLFNKSWTVNVGVVATARPAPVVCVLDADILVERDFVERNLRRLREGAHGAHLPFRWSLSLDEASTRRAIARRTRAGAAEVPGSVLRGLLLREPPGGCVWVRSAVFHAVGGFDERYEGWGGEDDDVVARLDRAAGVARFDDELLHLDHPRPAMTRDTGVPFNAHLEPLSWTPEHGYGDLARFAG from the coding sequence GTGACCGATTCCCGGACCGAGGCCGCCGCGGCCGACGCCACGCTCGCCGCGCGCCTGGCCGCCTACGTGGTGCTCGCCCACGACCCCGCCGTCCCGCAGATCGCGGCCGACTACTGGGAGTTGAGCGAGGAGTCGTACCACGCGACGGACCGGCTGGTGGCCGAGCTGGTGGCCCGGGCCGACCCGGCGGCGCAGGCCGCCTACCGGGAGCTGGTCGCCGCGCCGACCGAGCCGGGCCGGCAGTTCGCGCTGCGCCACCGGCTGCGCGAGCTGCTGGCGCGCGAGCCGGAGCGGGCCGCGGGGCTGCGCGCGGCGGTGGCCGGGGCGGACGAGCGGATCTGGATCGACTACCACCTCGGCGAGGCGGTCGAGCAGCCGCCCGCGGCCGCCCCCGCGCCCGACGTGCAGGTGGTGATCCCGTTCCGGGACCGCGAGCACGGCCTGCGCACCCGCAACCTGCTGGCCTGCCTGCGCGCGCTGGCCGACCAGCGGGGCGACGCGGTGGTGCACGTGACGGTGGTCGAGGCCGACGCCGTCCCGCGCTCGCGCGAGCTGCTGGACTCGATGGCCGACGAGTACCTCTTCGCCCGCAAGGACGGCCTGTTCAACAAGTCCTGGACGGTCAACGTCGGGGTGGTCGCGACCGCGCGCCCGGCGCCGGTGGTCTGCGTGCTGGACGCCGACATCCTGGTGGAGCGCGACTTCGTCGAGCGCAACCTGCGGCGGCTGCGCGAGGGGGCGCACGGCGCCCACCTGCCGTTCCGCTGGTCGCTCTCGCTGGACGAGGCCTCGACCCGGCGGGCCATCGCCCGGCGCACCCGGGCCGGCGCGGCCGAGGTGCCCGGCTCGGTGCTGCGCGGCCTGCTGCTGCGGGAGCCGCCGGGCGGCTGCGTCTGGGTGCGCTCGGCGGTGTTCCACGCCGTCGGCGGCTTCGACGAGCGCTACGAGGGCTGGGGCGGCGAGGACGACGACGTGGTCGCCCGGCTGGACCGGGCGGCCGGCGTGGCCCGGTTCGACGACGAGCTGCTGCACCTCGACCACCCCCGCCCGGCCATGACCCGGGACACCGGAGTGCCGTTCAACGCCCATCTGGAACCGCTGAGTTGGACGCCCGAGCACGGCTACGGCGACCTGGCCAGGTTCGCCGGCTGA
- a CDS encoding glycoside hydrolase family 3 protein gives MNSSRHAQTDPELRRLALSVLQPGFVGTEAPDWLLRAIGDGLSSVVLFSRNIAAPEQVARLSAQLRAENPELIIAIDEEAGDVTRLEAWTGSTRPGNFALGTVDDVDLTEAVARDIGRELHAAGVSLDYAPSADVNSNPRNPVIGLRSFGTTTDLVARHTAAWIRGLQSAGVAACAKHFPGHGDTAVDSHHGLPVYEAGREEIAATSLPPFRSALAEGVRVVMTGHLLVPVYDEQHPATMSRPIIEDLLRGELGFDGLVVTDGIEMGAVTDRYGIDGATVRAIAAGVDAVCVGGERADQGTVELLSGALLDALAAGELTEERLRQASERVRAFATWSSTLGRSVPRHEIRGDIGFAAARRAIRMHGSVAESLPLAAAPHVVELVPATNLAIGNETPWGVAAPLRERVPGTTFVRVHPEQLADGDALLDELALKPAADRPLVVVVRDASRYEWMSAALATLLAARPDAVVVEMGLPGEQTPGAVHIATHGATTASGVAAAEALIGRAG, from the coding sequence ATGAACTCCAGCAGGCACGCCCAGACCGACCCCGAGCTCCGGCGTCTCGCGCTCTCCGTCCTCCAGCCGGGCTTCGTCGGCACGGAGGCGCCGGACTGGCTCCTGCGGGCCATCGGCGACGGTCTGTCCTCGGTCGTCCTGTTCTCCCGCAACATCGCCGCACCCGAGCAGGTCGCCCGGCTCTCGGCCCAACTGCGCGCGGAGAACCCGGAGTTGATCATCGCCATCGACGAGGAGGCCGGTGACGTCACCCGGCTGGAGGCCTGGACCGGCTCCACCCGCCCGGGCAACTTCGCCCTGGGCACCGTCGACGACGTGGACCTCACCGAGGCGGTCGCCCGGGACATCGGCCGCGAACTGCACGCCGCCGGCGTGAGCCTCGACTACGCGCCCAGCGCCGACGTCAACTCCAACCCGCGCAACCCCGTCATCGGCCTGCGCTCCTTCGGCACCACCACCGACCTGGTGGCCCGGCACACCGCCGCCTGGATCCGCGGCCTGCAGTCCGCGGGCGTCGCCGCCTGCGCCAAGCACTTCCCCGGCCACGGCGACACCGCCGTCGACTCGCACCACGGCCTGCCGGTCTACGAGGCCGGCCGCGAGGAGATCGCCGCCACCAGCCTCCCGCCGTTCCGCTCGGCGCTCGCCGAGGGCGTGCGGGTGGTGATGACCGGGCACCTGCTGGTCCCCGTCTACGACGAGCAGCACCCCGCCACCATGAGCCGCCCGATCATCGAGGACCTGCTGCGCGGCGAGCTCGGCTTCGACGGCCTGGTGGTCACCGACGGCATCGAGATGGGCGCCGTCACCGACCGCTACGGCATCGACGGCGCCACCGTCCGCGCGATCGCCGCGGGCGTCGACGCGGTCTGCGTCGGCGGCGAGCGGGCCGACCAGGGCACCGTCGAGCTGCTCTCCGGCGCGCTGCTGGACGCCCTCGCCGCCGGCGAGCTGACCGAGGAGCGGCTGCGCCAGGCGAGCGAGCGGGTGCGCGCCTTCGCCACCTGGTCCAGCACGCTCGGCCGCTCGGTGCCGCGCCACGAGATCCGCGGCGACATCGGCTTCGCGGCGGCCCGCCGGGCGATCCGGATGCACGGCTCGGTCGCCGAGTCGCTGCCGCTGGCCGCCGCCCCGCACGTGGTGGAGCTGGTCCCGGCCACCAACCTGGCGATCGGCAACGAGACCCCCTGGGGCGTCGCCGCGCCGCTGCGCGAGCGGGTGCCCGGCACCACCTTCGTCCGGGTGCACCCCGAGCAGCTCGCCGACGGCGACGCCCTGCTGGACGAGCTGGCGCTGAAGCCGGCCGCCGACCGCCCGCTGGTCGTGGTGGTCCGGGACGCCTCCCGCTACGAGTGGATGAGCGCCGCGCTGGCCACCCTGCTGGCGGCCCGCCCCGACGCGGTCGTGGTCGAGATGGGCCTGCCCGGCGAGCAGACCCCCGGCGCGGTGCACATCGCCACCCACGGCGCCACCACCGCCTCCGGCGTCGCCGCCGCGGAGGCGCTGATCGGCCGCGCGGGCTGA
- a CDS encoding ABC transporter permease gives MIRVLLAGARLQFLHMRTSLDDLMVLLTLPLFTVAFLAIFVEGGRRDLAAYAVVGTSVMAVWSSALFVSGEIIDVERQRATLEATATTPAPLALLVAGRVAVVASISLVGVPESMLVARVAFGIPIGVPHPLLFLAALAATAFAVIGTSTVITALFVLGRSVLTFQNSMTYPFYILSGAVVPVSLLPAWIRPLSRVYFLSWSSDLLRSAMLPAPARGAAGGLAAVLLLGLAAFGGGLWLVGRVTHRLRVLGTMSYS, from the coding sequence GTGATCCGCGTCCTGCTGGCCGGTGCCCGGCTCCAGTTCCTGCACATGCGGACCTCGCTGGACGACCTGATGGTCCTGCTGACCCTGCCGCTGTTCACCGTCGCCTTCCTGGCGATCTTCGTCGAGGGCGGCCGCCGCGACCTCGCCGCCTACGCGGTGGTCGGCACCTCGGTGATGGCGGTGTGGAGCTCGGCGCTGTTCGTGTCGGGCGAGATCATCGACGTGGAGCGGCAGCGGGCCACCCTGGAGGCGACCGCCACCACCCCGGCCCCGCTGGCCCTGCTGGTGGCCGGCCGGGTCGCGGTGGTCGCCTCGATCAGCCTGGTCGGCGTGCCCGAGAGCATGCTGGTCGCCCGGGTGGCCTTCGGCATCCCGATCGGCGTGCCGCACCCGCTGCTCTTCCTCGCCGCGCTGGCCGCCACCGCCTTCGCCGTGATCGGCACCTCGACGGTGATCACCGCGCTGTTCGTGCTCGGCAGGTCGGTGCTGACCTTCCAGAACTCGATGACCTACCCCTTCTACATCCTCAGCGGCGCCGTGGTGCCGGTCTCGCTGCTGCCCGCCTGGATCCGCCCGCTGAGCCGGGTCTACTTCCTCTCCTGGTCCAGCGACCTGCTGCGCTCCGCGATGCTGCCGGCGCCGGCCCGGGGGGCCGCGGGCGGCCTCGCGGCGGTGCTGCTGCTGGGCCTGGCCGCGTTCGGCGGCGGGCTGTGGCTGGTCGGCCGGGTGACCCACCGACTGCGAGTGCTGGGGACGATGAGCTACTCATGA
- a CDS encoding acyl carrier protein: MENTMLDRIQDLLREVLAARGLPADGLTAESNLFVDFGLDSIALLEFLVELEARLGVAVDFESLEYEDLVSLTSLEQALQRA; this comes from the coding sequence ATGGAGAACACCATGCTCGACCGGATCCAGGACCTCCTGCGGGAGGTGCTCGCCGCCAGAGGCCTGCCCGCCGACGGCCTGACGGCCGAGAGCAACCTGTTCGTCGACTTCGGGCTCGACTCGATCGCGCTGCTGGAGTTCCTGGTGGAGCTTGAGGCGCGGCTCGGCGTGGCCGTCGACTTCGAGTCCCTGGAGTACGAGGACCTGGTGTCGCTGACCAGCCTCGAACAGGCCCTGCAGCGGGCCTGA
- a CDS encoding type III PLP-dependent enzyme has translation MTEPAATADGLPFTELAARFGTPLYVYDGAVLARQFTRLRAALDHRIELFFSLKSNPNLSVFAFLHGLGARAEVSSRAELHTAFRAGAAPADTILLGPGKSEAEIEDAVTAGIAALVCESFEELALIDRVALRHGVVARVALRVNPAFTVKGAGLAMGGVPRQFGIDEAALLGCPADLATRYRGVRLIGVHVYLGSRIMSEQVIVENTARILDLAERLAERLDFPLELVDVGGGLGVAYFDGEQDLDPALLAEGLNPLVAGFAGRHPGTRLVMELGRYLAADAGTYLTTVRYTKESMGRRFAVADGGTNHHMAAVGIGSLVHRNFPIRLLNRSAADGERTGPWQLTGPLCTPNDLFGRNVELPELRPGDLIGVERSGAYGPTASPTGFLSHGYPAEVLVVDGTAHLVRRRETLAELMGHQLLYTEAAESSQLADGS, from the coding sequence ATGACCGAACCCGCGGCGACGGCCGACGGACTCCCCTTCACCGAACTCGCCGCACGGTTCGGCACCCCGCTCTACGTCTACGACGGCGCCGTGCTCGCCCGGCAGTTCACCCGGCTGCGGGCCGCGCTCGACCACCGGATCGAGCTGTTCTTCTCGCTCAAGTCCAACCCGAACCTGAGCGTCTTCGCCTTCCTGCACGGCCTCGGCGCCCGGGCCGAGGTGTCGTCACGGGCCGAGCTGCACACGGCGTTCCGGGCCGGCGCCGCGCCCGCGGACACCATCCTGCTCGGGCCGGGCAAGAGCGAGGCGGAGATCGAGGACGCCGTCACGGCCGGCATCGCCGCGTTGGTCTGCGAGTCCTTCGAGGAGCTCGCGCTGATCGACCGGGTCGCGCTCCGGCACGGGGTGGTCGCGCGGGTCGCGCTGCGGGTCAACCCGGCCTTCACGGTGAAGGGCGCCGGCCTGGCGATGGGCGGCGTGCCACGGCAGTTCGGGATCGACGAGGCGGCCCTGCTCGGCTGCCCGGCCGACCTGGCGACCCGCTACCGCGGCGTGCGGCTGATCGGCGTGCACGTGTACCTGGGCAGCCGGATCATGTCCGAGCAGGTGATCGTCGAGAACACGGCCCGCATCCTCGACCTGGCCGAGCGACTGGCCGAGCGGCTCGACTTCCCGCTCGAACTCGTCGACGTGGGCGGCGGCCTGGGCGTCGCCTACTTCGACGGCGAGCAGGACCTGGACCCCGCCCTGCTGGCCGAGGGCCTCAACCCGCTGGTCGCCGGGTTCGCCGGGCGGCACCCGGGGACCAGGCTGGTCATGGAGCTGGGCCGCTACCTGGCCGCCGACGCCGGCACCTACCTGACCACCGTGCGCTACACCAAGGAGTCGATGGGCCGGCGGTTCGCCGTCGCCGACGGCGGCACCAACCACCACATGGCGGCGGTCGGCATCGGCTCGCTGGTGCACCGCAACTTCCCGATCAGGCTGCTGAACCGGTCGGCGGCGGACGGCGAGCGGACCGGCCCCTGGCAGCTGACCGGGCCGCTGTGCACGCCCAACGACCTGTTCGGCCGCAACGTGGAGCTGCCCGAGCTGCGCCCCGGCGACCTGATCGGCGTCGAGCGCTCGGGCGCCTACGGGCCGACCGCCTCGCCCACCGGCTTCCTCTCTCACGGGTACCCGGCCGAGGTGCTGGTGGTGGACGGCACGGCCCACCTGGTCCGCCGCCGGGAGACCCTGGCGGAGCTGATGGGCCACCAGCTCCTCTACACGGAGGCCGCCGAGTCCAGTCAGCTCGCCGACGGTAGCTGA
- a CDS encoding MFS transporter, with protein MPVCATGPNRRESGCTIASAGSAAPTQDEALDTAPRGTGTLFDPRWRSVTLAVALSFAVVAFAELALSTAMPVAVQALHGLRGYAAVFGGFMAASLVGTITAGRLCDAGRTRPTALGALGCFALGALTCGGADGMAQLVLGRALQGLGGGGLTVALYVVVARRYPDAVRPRVFSMITSCWVLPSLVGPLAAGAVTDRLSWRWVFLGIAAAAALGALPLYRATAGTGPATAPEAAEGADESETGARRGGLPLALTAAAGAGLVQYAEAGRGSALGWAAAGTGLLLLALSVPRLLPRGTLRAAAGVPALVLLRGVAAAAFFTVESFVPLMLVDRHHLSPTLAGFSLTGAALSWTAASWYQGRRTDGDRTALIRSGAVVHALGTALALAAAFGPVPAWAAPLALVVSGFGMGLLLPSVGVLIMELSPATEQGANSASLELSDNLCSVLLVGLAGVLLHAPAGGGAGSGGSAFVLVFVPPLATALAAVALSARPLRAAV; from the coding sequence GTGCCAGTCTGCGCAACCGGCCCGAATCGACGTGAGAGTGGGTGCACCATCGCCAGCGCAGGATCGGCCGCGCCGACGCAGGACGAGGCGCTCGACACCGCACCACGGGGGACCGGCACGCTGTTCGACCCCCGGTGGCGCTCGGTCACCCTGGCCGTCGCCCTCAGCTTCGCCGTCGTCGCCTTCGCCGAACTCGCGCTCAGCACCGCCATGCCGGTGGCGGTCCAGGCGCTGCACGGACTGCGCGGCTACGCCGCCGTGTTCGGCGGCTTCATGGCCGCGAGCCTGGTCGGCACCATCACGGCGGGCCGGCTGTGCGACGCCGGCCGCACCCGGCCCACCGCGCTCGGCGCCCTGGGCTGCTTCGCGCTCGGCGCACTGACCTGCGGCGGCGCCGACGGGATGGCCCAACTGGTGCTCGGCCGGGCGTTGCAGGGCCTCGGCGGCGGCGGGCTGACGGTGGCGCTCTACGTGGTGGTGGCCCGCCGCTACCCCGACGCGGTGCGCCCCCGGGTGTTCTCCATGATCACCTCCTGCTGGGTGCTGCCCTCGCTGGTCGGCCCGCTGGCCGCCGGCGCGGTGACCGACCGGCTCTCCTGGCGCTGGGTCTTCCTCGGCATCGCGGCCGCCGCCGCGCTCGGCGCCCTGCCGCTGTACCGGGCCACCGCCGGGACCGGCCCGGCGACCGCCCCCGAAGCGGCGGAAGGCGCCGACGAGTCAGAGACCGGGGCCCGCCGCGGCGGCCTGCCGCTCGCGCTCACCGCCGCCGCGGGCGCCGGGCTGGTCCAGTACGCGGAGGCCGGGCGCGGCTCGGCGCTCGGCTGGGCCGCGGCCGGCACCGGCCTGCTGCTGCTGGCGCTGAGCGTGCCCCGCCTGCTGCCGCGCGGCACGCTGCGCGCCGCCGCGGGCGTGCCCGCGCTGGTGCTGCTGCGCGGGGTCGCGGCGGCCGCCTTCTTCACCGTCGAGTCCTTCGTGCCGCTCATGCTGGTGGACCGGCACCACCTCTCGCCGACCCTCGCCGGGTTCTCGCTGACCGGCGCGGCGCTGAGCTGGACGGCCGCCTCCTGGTACCAGGGCCGCCGCACCGACGGCGACCGGACGGCACTGATCCGCTCGGGGGCCGTGGTGCACGCGCTCGGCACCGCGCTGGCGCTGGCCGCCGCCTTCGGCCCCGTCCCGGCCTGGGCGGCGCCGCTCGCCCTGGTGGTGTCCGGGTTCGGCATGGGCCTGCTGCTGCCCAGCGTCGGGGTGCTGATCATGGAGCTCTCCCCGGCCACCGAGCAGGGCGCCAACTCGGCCTCCCTGGAGCTCTCGGACAACCTGTGCAGCGTGCTGCTGGTCGGCCTGGCCGGGGTGCTGCTGCACGCCCCGGCGGGCGGCGGCGCGGGCTCCGGCGGCTCGGCCTTCGTGCTGGTCTTCGTGCCGCCGCTGGCCACCGCGCTCGCCGCGGTGGCGCTGTCCGCCCGCCCGCTGCGCGCCGCCGTCTGA
- a CDS encoding phytanoyl-CoA dioxygenase family protein, with translation MPLSDERPHRAAPRGGYTSTDGENYRAPVPLRDLTKRLPLRVLSAEDFRHWQDHGYVIVREAIPAAAARALLDFAWEFQGMDPERPDTWYPERRFLSKLFRDLHVYGFVEAYHHQLLWDSRQSRRVYDAFVDVWDCEELWVTLDRLNLNPPNTGSRSRSLIAPTETGFDIDLHWDVDTTAAEPPQRVQGIIALTATGPDDGGFQCSPELFHRFDRWKAEQPADRDPIRPNADRTRYPVVRPELNPGDLLIWNGFLAHGVAPNLSERSVRSVQYLSMMPALEDDEELRRSRIDSWRTLSTPRWNKTLVGDLERPEATRYRTAELNPLGRRLLGLDPWDAPAAEPAPGEPA, from the coding sequence ATGCCGCTGTCCGATGAGCGTCCCCACCGAGCGGCTCCCCGTGGCGGCTACACCAGCACCGACGGCGAGAACTACCGCGCGCCCGTGCCCCTGCGCGACCTGACGAAGCGGCTGCCCCTGCGGGTGCTCTCCGCCGAGGACTTCCGGCACTGGCAGGACCACGGCTACGTCATCGTCCGGGAGGCGATCCCGGCGGCCGCCGCCCGGGCCCTGCTCGACTTCGCCTGGGAGTTCCAGGGCATGGACCCCGAGCGCCCCGACACCTGGTACCCCGAACGCCGGTTCCTCTCCAAGCTCTTCCGCGACCTGCACGTCTACGGCTTCGTCGAGGCGTACCACCACCAACTCCTCTGGGACAGCCGGCAGAGCAGGCGGGTCTACGACGCCTTCGTCGACGTCTGGGACTGCGAGGAGCTCTGGGTCACCCTGGACCGGCTCAACCTCAACCCGCCCAACACCGGCAGCCGCAGCCGCTCGCTGATCGCCCCCACCGAGACCGGCTTCGACATCGACCTGCACTGGGACGTGGACACCACGGCCGCCGAACCCCCGCAGCGGGTCCAGGGCATCATCGCGCTCACCGCCACCGGGCCCGACGACGGCGGGTTCCAGTGCTCGCCCGAGCTGTTCCACCGGTTCGACCGGTGGAAGGCCGAGCAGCCGGCCGACCGCGACCCGATCCGGCCGAACGCCGACCGCACCCGGTACCCCGTCGTCCGGCCCGAGTTGAACCCCGGCGACCTGCTGATCTGGAACGGGTTCCTGGCCCACGGGGTGGCGCCGAACCTGTCCGAGCGGTCCGTCCGCTCGGTGCAGTACCTGTCGATGATGCCGGCCCTGGAGGACGACGAGGAGCTGCGCCGCTCCCGGATCGACTCCTGGCGCACCCTCAGCACGCCGCGCTGGAACAAGACCCTGGTCGGCGACCTGGAACGGCCCGAGGCCACCCGCTACCGGACCGCCGAACTGAACCCGCTCGGGCGCCGGCTGCTCGGCCTGGACCCGTGGGACGCACCGGCGGCCGAGCCGGCGCCGGGGGAGCCGGCGTGA
- a CDS encoding ABC transporter permease — translation MIRRNLRILRYAALVAMADLRSMHTWRTWAFAWLLRLLCQVSMFALIGRVVGTGHTAFLLVGNSVFVAVTSVMLACATTAAERMAGTVPLLVAAPGQVFTVFLGRSVQWLLDGMVCSTISLFALAPAFGVRLPMPAALLAVPAIAATAVTVYCFALALGGLALRVVHLRSLVGNLGALSLMVLTGAQVPVGFWPAPLRGLAEVLPVTHGLRAVRGLLAGGPVAAAAGEVLVEAAVGGLWLVVGFAVFRWFAEGGRRDGSIGFDG, via the coding sequence ATGATCCGACGGAACCTGCGCATCCTGCGCTACGCGGCGCTCGTCGCCATGGCCGACCTGCGGTCCATGCACACCTGGCGGACCTGGGCCTTCGCCTGGCTGCTCCGACTGCTCTGCCAGGTCTCGATGTTCGCCCTGATCGGGCGGGTGGTCGGGACCGGGCACACCGCCTTCCTGCTGGTCGGCAACTCGGTCTTCGTCGCCGTCACCAGCGTCATGCTGGCCTGCGCCACCACCGCCGCCGAGCGGATGGCCGGCACGGTGCCGCTGCTGGTCGCCGCCCCCGGGCAGGTCTTCACGGTCTTCCTGGGCCGCAGCGTCCAGTGGCTGCTCGACGGCATGGTGTGCAGCACCATCTCGCTCTTCGCGCTCGCGCCCGCGTTCGGCGTGCGGCTGCCGATGCCGGCCGCGCTGCTGGCCGTGCCGGCGATCGCGGCCACCGCCGTCACCGTGTACTGCTTCGCGCTGGCGCTCGGCGGGCTGGCGCTGCGGGTGGTGCACCTGCGCAGCCTGGTGGGCAACCTCGGGGCGCTGAGCCTGATGGTGCTGACCGGGGCCCAGGTGCCGGTGGGCTTCTGGCCGGCCCCGCTGCGCGGCCTCGCCGAGGTGCTGCCGGTCACCCACGGGCTGCGGGCGGTGCGCGGCCTGCTGGCGGGCGGACCGGTGGCCGCGGCGGCCGGCGAGGTGCTGGTCGAGGCGGCGGTGGGCGGCCTGTGGCTGGTGGTCGGCTTCGCGGTGTTCCGCTGGTTCGCCGAGGGCGGCCGGCGGGACGGCTCGATCGGCTTCGACGGCTGA